A genome region from Coleofasciculaceae cyanobacterium includes the following:
- a CDS encoding 2-oxoglutarate and iron-dependent oxygenase domain-containing protein, with amino-acid sequence MSDILYSEVPAVDLKDFTSHDSVLRDNFVQTLGDAFENIGFVAVKNHGLSDGMTENLYRSVKQFFALPEAIKLTYELENIGGQRGYTAKGKEHAKGRSVGDLKEFYHIGQEITDADIARLGYPKNIFPLEIPEFEAATVTAYRTLETAGVEILRAIAIYLDLNEFYFDERIKFGNSILRPIHYFPISNPQDIPADAVRAAAHGDINLITLLMGASAEGLQILRQDGKWIRVTAVSEQIVVNVGDMLERLTNKKLKSTIHRVVNPPEKLAHTPRYSIPFFLHPVSDMNLSCLSSCIDEHHPKQFADITAGEFLNQRLREIGLIN; translated from the coding sequence ATGAGCGACATTCTATATAGTGAAGTACCTGCTGTAGACCTTAAGGACTTTACTTCCCATGACTCTGTGCTTAGAGATAACTTTGTGCAAACTCTGGGTGATGCCTTTGAGAACATTGGTTTTGTGGCGGTAAAAAATCATGGCTTGTCTGATGGCATGACAGAAAACCTATATCGCTCAGTCAAACAGTTTTTTGCTCTACCTGAAGCAATCAAGCTAACCTATGAATTAGAAAACATTGGCGGACAAAGAGGCTATACCGCCAAAGGTAAAGAACACGCCAAAGGGCGTAGTGTAGGAGACTTAAAAGAGTTTTACCACATAGGACAAGAAATAACCGACGCAGACATAGCTCGTCTGGGATACCCCAAAAATATATTTCCGTTAGAGATACCCGAATTTGAAGCCGCCACTGTTACAGCCTACCGCACTTTAGAAACAGCAGGAGTAGAAATACTTAGAGCGATCGCAATTTACTTAGACTTAAACGAGTTTTATTTTGACGAGCGGATAAAATTTGGCAACAGCATCCTCCGCCCGATCCATTATTTTCCGATTAGCAACCCCCAAGATATTCCAGCAGATGCAGTACGGGCTGCTGCCCACGGTGATATCAACCTAATTACTCTACTGATGGGTGCAAGTGCCGAAGGGTTACAAATTTTACGTCAGGATGGGAAATGGATTCGGGTTACTGCTGTGAGCGAACAAATAGTGGTTAACGTAGGAGATATGCTGGAAAGACTGACCAATAAAAAACTCAAATCAACTATTCATCGGGTAGTCAACCCACCAGAGAAATTAGCTCACACGCCACGATACTCTATTCCTTTTTTTCTGCATCCAGTCTCGGATATGAATCTTAGCTGTTTATCTTCTTGCATTGATGAACATCATCCCAAGCAGTTTGCTGACATTACCGCAGGAGAATTTCTTAACCAACGTCTACGAGAAATTGGCTTAATTAATTAA
- a CDS encoding riboflavin synthase: MFTGLVQSLGSIESHGQDTFEISVINPNYAAITSDLSIGDSVAVDGVCLTVETIKERGFIATASPETLARTTLGDRERAAKYVNLETSLRMGSKIGGHFVTGHIDGIGCLLEAVSTATSWSISFGIPAGMDEQWQSKIGRYLVSKGSIAVNGISLTVAECAPDGSWFSAAVIPHSYAETNLSYLQTGDLVNLESDILGKYVDRLIAHRLPNESQPEAISLSFLTEHGYS, translated from the coding sequence ATGTTTACAGGTCTGGTACAGTCTTTGGGTTCAATTGAGAGCCATGGTCAAGATACCTTTGAAATATCGGTCATTAACCCCAATTACGCTGCAATTACGTCTGATTTGTCAATTGGTGATAGTGTAGCCGTTGATGGGGTGTGTTTAACGGTAGAAACAATTAAAGAGCGAGGTTTTATTGCCACTGCTTCTCCTGAAACTTTAGCCAGGACTACTTTGGGCGATCGCGAGCGTGCTGCTAAATATGTCAATTTAGAAACTTCTTTACGTATGGGAAGCAAAATTGGCGGACACTTTGTCACAGGACACATCGACGGGATCGGTTGCCTACTTGAAGCAGTATCTACTGCCACTTCCTGGTCAATTAGCTTTGGTATACCTGCGGGAATGGACGAACAGTGGCAATCAAAAATAGGTCGTTATTTGGTATCAAAAGGAAGTATTGCCGTTAACGGGATTAGCCTGACAGTCGCTGAATGCGCTCCTGATGGCAGTTGGTTTAGCGCAGCCGTAATTCCTCATTCCTATGCCGAAACTAATTTAAGCTATCTACAAACAGGAGATTTAGTTAATCTCGAAAGCGATATTTTAGGTAAATACGTCGATCGCCTAATTGCTCATCGTCTACCTAACGAATCCCAACCAGAAGCAATTAGCCTCTCGTTTTTAACCGAACACGGGTACAGCTAG
- a CDS encoding NAD(P)H-quinone oxidoreductase subunit 5, translated as MEPLYQYAWLIPVLPLLGAMLVGIGLISVNKATNNLRQIIAVFIVSIIGATMVLSFALLWSQIHGHETVTRTIEWASAGDFHLSMGYTIDHLSTMMLVIVTTVAFLVMIYTDGYMAHDPGYVRFYAYLSIFSSSMLGLVISPNLVQIYIFWELVGMCSYLLIGFWYDRQAAADACQKAFVANRVGDFGLLLGMLGLYWATGSFEFSVMGDRLGELVSSGAISAFLATLFAILVFLGPAAKSAQFPLHVWLPDAMEGPTPISALIHAATMVAAGVFLIARMYPVFENVPLAMSVIAWTGAFTAFLGASIALTQNDIKKGLAYSTVSQLGYMVMAMGIGSYSAGLFHLTTHAYFKAMLFLCSGSVIHGMEGVVGHNPLIAQDMRLMGGLRKYMPITAGAFFVGNLAICGIPPFAGFWSKDEILGQAMAANPALWFIGWATAGLTAFYMFRMYFMTFEGQFRGNDTAVKQQLMSEAGLAFGPGAMDAKEGNHGHSEYPHESPLTMALPLLLLAVPSIGIGLLGRPWENYFEEFIHAPGEIVASATEHAFDWNEFLIMAGLSVAIAVTGIIVAALMYRTKTINPGAIAKKVPTLYRFSLNKWYFDDLYDKVFVMGIRRIARQIMEVDYRVVDGAVNLTGLAAVLSGEGLKYLENGRAQFYALIVFGAVLGFVLVFSVA; from the coding sequence ATGGAACCGCTTTATCAATATGCTTGGCTAATTCCCGTGCTACCTTTACTAGGAGCAATGTTAGTAGGAATTGGCTTAATTTCTGTAAACAAGGCAACAAACAATTTACGTCAGATAATTGCCGTATTTATCGTGTCCATCATTGGTGCCACAATGGTGCTGTCATTTGCTCTTTTGTGGAGTCAAATTCACGGGCATGAAACTGTGACTCGCACAATTGAGTGGGCTTCGGCAGGAGATTTTCATCTTTCAATGGGCTACACTATCGATCATCTCAGTACAATGATGCTGGTGATTGTGACCACGGTAGCTTTTTTGGTGATGATTTATACCGATGGCTATATGGCACACGATCCTGGCTATGTCCGTTTTTATGCCTACTTAAGTATATTTAGCTCTTCGATGTTGGGGTTGGTAATTAGCCCTAATTTGGTACAGATCTATATTTTCTGGGAATTGGTAGGGATGTGTTCCTATCTCCTAATTGGTTTTTGGTACGATCGCCAAGCTGCTGCCGATGCCTGTCAAAAAGCATTTGTCGCGAACCGCGTCGGTGACTTTGGTCTACTTTTGGGGATGTTGGGGCTATATTGGGCAACTGGCAGTTTTGAATTTAGCGTGATGGGCGATCGCCTGGGAGAGCTTGTTTCTTCTGGGGCTATCAGCGCATTTTTAGCTACCTTATTTGCCATTCTGGTCTTTTTAGGGCCAGCAGCCAAATCGGCTCAATTTCCCCTCCATGTATGGCTACCAGACGCAATGGAAGGACCTACTCCAATTTCAGCCTTAATTCATGCTGCCACTATGGTAGCTGCGGGAGTATTCTTGATTGCGCGGATGTATCCCGTGTTTGAAAATGTACCTTTGGCAATGTCAGTTATTGCCTGGACTGGTGCTTTTACCGCTTTCCTCGGTGCGAGTATAGCCCTAACCCAAAATGATATTAAAAAGGGTCTAGCATACTCGACCGTTTCTCAACTGGGCTACATGGTAATGGCAATGGGTATTGGTTCATACAGTGCTGGTTTGTTCCATCTAACGACCCACGCTTATTTTAAAGCCATGCTGTTCCTCTGTTCTGGGTCAGTAATTCACGGCATGGAAGGGGTAGTAGGACATAACCCTCTAATAGCACAGGATATGCGTCTGATGGGTGGCTTGAGGAAGTATATGCCGATTACTGCTGGTGCTTTCTTTGTCGGTAATTTAGCAATCTGTGGGATACCTCCCTTTGCGGGTTTTTGGTCCAAAGACGAAATATTGGGACAGGCTATGGCAGCTAATCCCGCTCTCTGGTTTATTGGTTGGGCAACTGCTGGTTTAACCGCCTTTTATATGTTCCGTATGTACTTTATGACTTTCGAGGGTCAGTTTCGCGGGAACGATACAGCAGTTAAGCAACAGTTAATGAGTGAAGCAGGATTGGCTTTTGGTCCTGGTGCAATGGATGCTAAAGAAGGCAATCATGGTCACAGCGAATATCCTCATGAGTCTCCTTTAACTATGGCGCTACCTTTATTATTATTAGCCGTACCTTCGATTGGTATTGGTTTACTTGGTCGTCCTTGGGAAAATTACTTTGAAGAGTTTATTCATGCCCCAGGCGAAATTGTCGCTTCAGCGACTGAACACGCTTTTGATTGGAATGAATTTTTGATCATGGCTGGATTATCAGTAGCGATCGCCGTAACGGGAATAATTGTGGCAGCATTAATGTATCGTACTAAAACTATCAATCCTGGTGCGATCGCCAAAAAAGTTCCTACCCTATACCGTTTCTCTCTTAACAAGTGGTATTTCGATGACCTTTACGACAAAGTATTTGTCATGGGTATACGTCGTATCGCCAGACAAATCATGGAGGTAGATTACCGCGTCGTAGACGGTGCAGTTAACCTAACTGGTTTGGCTGCTGTCCTTAGTGGAGAAGGCTTAAAATACCTCGAAAATGGTCGAGCCCAATTCTATGCCCTAATTGTGTTTGGCGCAGTCTTGGGGTTTGTTTTAGTGTTTAGCGTGGCTTAA
- a CDS encoding bifunctional nuclease family protein, with amino-acid sequence MIEMKIAGIVLNAASRSPMILLKDSSERRALPIFVGQDQADAIIKALEGHRPSRPLTHDLIVNIFNDCNITLERIIIHSLIDDIFYAVLCIDSNGVKKEIDCRPSDAVAVAIRTESSIWVLEEVVADASIPVDRDADIAEREAFREFISSLSPDQLINKGGYREQH; translated from the coding sequence ATGATTGAAATGAAAATTGCAGGCATTGTCTTAAATGCTGCTAGTCGCAGTCCGATGATTTTACTCAAGGACAGTTCAGAGCGTAGAGCCTTACCAATTTTTGTTGGTCAAGACCAAGCTGACGCTATTATTAAAGCCCTAGAAGGGCATCGTCCATCTCGTCCTCTAACTCACGATTTGATTGTTAATATCTTTAATGACTGCAATATTACCCTAGAACGAATTATTATTCACTCTCTAATCGATGATATTTTTTATGCAGTACTTTGTATTGACTCAAACGGAGTCAAAAAAGAAATTGATTGTCGTCCTAGTGACGCAGTTGCGGTTGCTATACGTACTGAAAGTTCTATTTGGGTACTAGAAGAAGTCGTTGCTGATGCTTCAATTCCTGTAGATCGTGATGCTGATATTGCCGAAAGAGAAGCATTTAGAGAATTTATCTCTAGCCTCAGCCCTGATCAGCTAATTAACAAGGGAGGCTACAGGGAACAGCATTAG
- a CDS encoding aldo/keto reductase — MRQRRFGKTNLNLSVFSLGTMRCLASPQICRQTIKDAIALGIDHLETARGYGQSERYIGQALQDLAIPRSQIYLTTKLSPTPNKQQMSKWIDESLARLQVDYLDCLAIHGINTWEHLEWVTNSNGCLAAIQTAIEQGKIRHLGFSTHGSLELILAAIKTDLFEFVNLHYYYFFQRNYSAIALAAEKDLGILIISPADKGGKLYTPPAKLEELCAPVSPLELNYRFLLSDPRITTLSVGAANPEELTTPLQVADKVHPLSSEEQEIFKRLEKQLENSLATDLCRQCDRCLPCPEQINIPEILRLRNLTLAYEMQDYGQYRYGMLENAGHWFPGKKGDKCSDCGDCLPRCPEELAIPALLRDAHQRLKGKERRRLWSE; from the coding sequence ATGCGTCAGAGGCGGTTTGGTAAAACTAATCTCAATTTATCGGTATTTTCTTTGGGGACAATGCGTTGTTTGGCTTCTCCCCAAATCTGTCGTCAAACTATCAAAGATGCGATCGCTCTAGGGATCGATCATTTGGAAACTGCCAGAGGCTATGGTCAGAGTGAGCGTTATATAGGACAGGCATTACAAGATTTGGCAATCCCACGTTCGCAAATTTACCTCACTACTAAGCTATCTCCTACTCCAAATAAGCAGCAAATGAGCAAATGGATTGATGAATCTTTGGCTCGACTGCAAGTAGATTATCTTGACTGTCTAGCAATCCATGGGATTAATACCTGGGAACATCTGGAATGGGTAACTAACTCCAATGGATGTCTGGCTGCGATCCAAACTGCAATCGAACAAGGAAAGATTAGGCATTTAGGTTTTTCGACTCACGGCAGCCTGGAATTGATCTTGGCAGCCATTAAGACGGATTTATTTGAATTTGTTAATTTACACTATTATTATTTTTTTCAGCGTAACTATTCGGCGATCGCTCTAGCAGCAGAAAAAGACCTGGGAATCTTGATTATTTCTCCTGCGGATAAAGGAGGCAAACTATACACCCCTCCAGCCAAGCTAGAAGAATTATGCGCTCCTGTTTCTCCCTTAGAATTAAACTATCGTTTTTTGTTGAGCGATCCGCGTATTACTACTCTTAGTGTCGGTGCTGCCAATCCAGAAGAATTAACTACTCCCCTACAGGTAGCCGATAAAGTTCATCCTTTGAGCAGCGAAGAACAGGAAATATTTAAAAGATTAGAAAAACAGTTAGAAAATAGTTTAGCTACAGATCTTTGTCGCCAATGCGATCGATGTCTTCCCTGTCCCGAACAAATTAATATTCCCGAAATTCTTAGGTTGCGCAACCTAACTCTTGCCTACGAAATGCAGGATTATGGACAGTACCGATACGGAATGCTCGAAAACGCAGGACATTGGTTTCCCGGTAAAAAAGGCGATAAATGTAGCGACTGTGGGGACTGCTTACCTCGCTGTCCAGAAGAATTAGCAATTCCTGCTTTATTGCGAGATGCTCATCAACGCCTTAAGGGTAAAGAACGTCGCCGATTATGGTCGGAGTAA